The Candidatus Sericytochromatia bacterium genome includes a window with the following:
- the ctaD gene encoding cytochrome c oxidase subunit I, translating to MHADHAHPPSTATTHGADHAHGADHGHGGGHAKRHPVLDWLMTTDHKKIGVLYLWTSFIFFLIGGAMAMAIRVQLMHPNNQALTPDFYNQMMTMHATVMIFLAIIPAVTGFGNLALPLHLGARDVAFPRLNALGFWLVPAGGLVFLSSFFLGGASANGWTAYPPLANQTYSPGMGVDLWIFGVHLVGTSSITGGLNFIVTIFNMRAPGVTFHKMSLFAWGWLVTSWLQVIATPVLAGAVTMLLLDRNIGTSFFRAEAGGDPILFQHLFWFYSHPAVYIMILPVFGIVSQIIPAFSKKRIFGYLPIAYSSVAIGLFGLVVWAHHMFATGINPWILTVFMILTLLIAVPTGIKIFSWIATMWGGVVEFKTPMLFCIGFVAFFTIGGLSGIMQGSIPFDIQVSGTYFIVAHIHYVLFAGSAVGLIAGFYYWLPKMTGRMYHEGLGQLHFWLTMIAMNVCFFPMHFLGLQGMPRRVAYYAPHFESLNQLISYAGFVMGAAQLLIIAQVIYTLKYGQKVGNDPWNHHPDTRTFEWDIPSPPPAYNFEKLPVAR from the coding sequence ATGCACGCTGACCACGCGCACCCTCCCTCGACTGCCACCACGCACGGCGCTGACCACGCCCATGGCGCGGACCACGGTCACGGTGGTGGGCATGCCAAACGCCACCCGGTGCTCGACTGGCTGATGACCACCGACCACAAGAAGATCGGGGTGCTGTATCTCTGGACTTCGTTCATCTTTTTTCTGATTGGTGGTGCGATGGCGATGGCCATTCGCGTGCAGTTGATGCACCCCAACAATCAGGCCCTGACGCCCGACTTTTACAACCAGATGATGACCATGCACGCCACGGTCATGATCTTTCTGGCCATCATTCCGGCCGTGACGGGTTTCGGTAACCTGGCGCTGCCTCTCCATCTGGGCGCTCGTGACGTGGCCTTCCCTCGCCTGAATGCGCTCGGCTTCTGGCTGGTGCCGGCCGGCGGCTTGGTGTTCCTCTCGAGCTTCTTCCTCGGGGGAGCCAGCGCGAACGGCTGGACGGCTTACCCTCCCCTGGCGAATCAGACCTATTCACCTGGAATGGGCGTTGACCTCTGGATTTTCGGGGTTCACCTGGTGGGCACCAGTTCCATCACTGGCGGTTTGAATTTCATTGTCACCATTTTCAACATGCGCGCCCCTGGGGTCACCTTCCACAAGATGAGCCTCTTCGCTTGGGGCTGGTTGGTGACGTCGTGGCTACAGGTCATCGCGACCCCCGTGCTGGCCGGCGCCGTGACGATGCTGCTGCTCGACCGCAACATCGGCACCAGTTTCTTCCGGGCTGAAGCGGGTGGTGATCCCATCCTCTTCCAGCATCTCTTCTGGTTCTACTCGCATCCGGCTGTCTACATCATGATCCTGCCGGTCTTCGGGATCGTGTCGCAAATCATCCCCGCGTTCTCCAAGAAGCGGATCTTTGGTTATCTTCCGATTGCCTACTCCTCGGTCGCTATCGGGCTGTTCGGTCTGGTGGTGTGGGCCCACCATATGTTTGCGACCGGCATCAACCCCTGGATTCTGACCGTGTTCATGATTCTGACCCTGTTGATCGCCGTGCCCACGGGCATCAAGATCTTCTCCTGGATTGCCACCATGTGGGGCGGCGTCGTGGAGTTCAAGACTCCCATGCTCTTTTGCATCGGTTTTGTCGCCTTCTTCACGATTGGCGGCCTGTCCGGGATCATGCAGGGGTCGATTCCGTTCGACATCCAGGTCTCCGGCACGTACTTCATCGTGGCTCACATCCACTACGTCCTGTTCGCCGGCTCTGCGGTTGGCCTCATTGCCGGTTTCTATTACTGGCTGCCCAAGATGACCGGACGGATGTACCACGAGGGTCTCGGACAGCTTCATTTCTGGCTGACGATGATCGCGATGAACGTGTGTTTCTTCCCCATGCACTTCCTGGGTTTGCAGGGAATGCCCCGCCGCGTGGCCTACTACGCGCCTCACTTCGAGAGCCTCAACCAGCTGATCAGCTACGCTGGCTTCGTGATGGGCGCAGCTCAATTGCTCATCATTGCGCAGGTGATTTACACGCTGAAGTATGGTCAGAAGGTCGGCAACGATCCCTGGAACCATCATCCGGACACCCGGACCTTCGAGTGGGACATCCCCTCTCCGCCCCCGGCTTACAACTTCGAAAAACTGCCCGTCGCACGCTAG
- the coxB gene encoding cytochrome c oxidase subunit II yields MHHPPSSWPLGRFALLFLAALFPLCFTGAAIAAPFGYVDSVTVFGDINNSLYQLMMWICIGILVVVEVALVYALVKFRKKPGENREPASWSHNTTLEVVWTIIPFVLLIIICVPTFQGLMYMANLPKKPDLVLEVVGRQFFWEYRYPELNATFSSTMRTEAVSKIQKGTKEWDDIALYIPTGRKILVKFTAADVIHSWWVPAFGMQQMTTPGNLVQFPLEVKQTGSWEGACAYLCGAFHGAMDIKVKGVDAPTFDAWVAAHKAPSAIEPFESVGKIGAVFKKPALPAHGAGEPAAGEHAAGEHAVPASAAPAAAPSAVTEAPAAPVDTAALVKAGEAVYTSRCAGCHQPAGTGMAPMFPPLAGAEQVNGSDDEVIDILLKGKVGPMTVKGTQYNGQMPAFGGQLSDTEIAAVISFVRSSWGNTAKPITPDQVKARR; encoded by the coding sequence ATGCATCATCCTCCCTCATCGTGGCCCTTGGGCAGGTTCGCTCTGCTCTTTCTCGCCGCCCTGTTTCCTCTCTGCTTCACCGGAGCTGCCATCGCGGCGCCCTTCGGTTACGTCGATTCGGTGACGGTCTTCGGTGACATCAACAACTCCCTCTACCAACTCATGATGTGGATCTGTATCGGCATCCTGGTGGTGGTGGAAGTCGCGCTGGTCTATGCCCTGGTCAAGTTTCGCAAGAAGCCTGGTGAGAATCGGGAGCCGGCCTCCTGGTCGCACAACACGACGCTGGAAGTGGTCTGGACCATCATCCCCTTTGTGTTGCTGATCATCATCTGTGTGCCGACCTTTCAGGGTCTGATGTACATGGCCAACCTGCCCAAGAAGCCGGACCTGGTGCTTGAAGTGGTGGGGCGTCAGTTTTTCTGGGAGTATCGCTACCCCGAGCTGAACGCCACGTTCTCTTCCACCATGCGGACGGAGGCGGTGTCCAAGATTCAGAAGGGCACTAAGGAGTGGGATGATATCGCGCTCTACATTCCCACGGGTCGGAAGATTCTGGTGAAGTTCACGGCCGCTGACGTGATTCACTCCTGGTGGGTGCCGGCATTTGGCATGCAGCAGATGACCACGCCGGGCAACTTGGTCCAGTTTCCTTTGGAAGTCAAGCAAACGGGTAGCTGGGAAGGTGCCTGCGCTTACCTGTGCGGGGCGTTCCACGGCGCCATGGACATCAAGGTCAAGGGCGTGGACGCTCCCACCTTTGATGCGTGGGTGGCGGCGCACAAGGCGCCTTCTGCGATCGAGCCATTCGAGTCGGTCGGGAAGATCGGGGCCGTCTTCAAGAAACCGGCGCTGCCTGCCCACGGGGCTGGCGAACCCGCCGCGGGTGAACACGCCGCGGGTGAACACGCCGTCCCGGCCTCCGCGGCCCCTGCTGCGGCTCCGTCTGCGGTGACCGAGGCTCCCGCGGCGCCCGTCGATACCGCCGCTTTGGTCAAGGCTGGCGAGGCCGTTTACACCTCTCGTTGCGCGGGTTGCCATCAGCCGGCCGGGACGGGCATGGCCCCGATGTTCCCGCCGTTGGCGGGGGCTGAACAGGTCAACGGCTCCGATGATGAGGTGATCGACATCTTGCTCAAGGGCAAGGTGGGTCCGATGACCGTCAAGGGGACCCAGTACAACGGGCAGATGCCTGCCTTTGGCGGACAACTCTCGGACACCGAGATTGCTGCCGTTATCTCCTTCGTGAGAAGCAGTTGGGGGAACACGGCGAAGCCGATCACTCCCGACCAGGTCAAGGCCCGGCGTTGA
- a CDS encoding cytochrome c oxidase subunit 3 translates to MSDHAHHAASQPVPPGTDVAALDPHVLEHEIASIFPAITGFSTGLMLFGAASTWNQLAFGPAAIALGFSILICALIGWWWELVRDNKLEENSLIGTPDDARRGLRIGFGFFIGSEVMFFAAFFAYFFYARNMAPVWPPEGFAKLPWDIALVNTALLVVSGFFYMRGEHHIEHGQGGRSLKHMVMALLLGFIFLGVQAQEWAHLIHEGFTVQSGPMGTAFFLLTGFHGFHVIIGAIFITVVTFRIWFQHFTPHKHFAMTAAGWYWHFVDVVWIGLVVCVYLYDYVRDWGHPAAKDASVSLDSLLAIAASLV, encoded by the coding sequence GTGTCCGATCACGCTCATCACGCCGCTTCCCAGCCTGTGCCTCCCGGCACGGATGTGGCTGCCCTCGACCCGCACGTGCTCGAGCACGAGATCGCGAGCATTTTTCCGGCCATCACCGGATTCTCGACCGGGCTGATGTTGTTTGGCGCCGCTTCGACCTGGAACCAGCTAGCCTTCGGGCCGGCAGCCATTGCGTTGGGTTTCTCCATTCTGATCTGCGCCCTGATCGGCTGGTGGTGGGAACTCGTCCGCGACAACAAACTGGAAGAGAACAGCCTGATTGGAACGCCGGACGATGCCCGCCGGGGTCTCCGCATCGGCTTTGGCTTTTTCATTGGGTCGGAAGTGATGTTCTTCGCGGCCTTCTTCGCGTACTTTTTCTACGCGCGGAACATGGCCCCCGTCTGGCCACCTGAGGGTTTCGCCAAATTGCCCTGGGATATCGCGCTGGTCAACACCGCCTTGCTGGTGGTGAGTGGCTTCTTCTACATGCGCGGAGAGCACCACATTGAACACGGGCAAGGGGGGCGTTCCCTCAAGCACATGGTGATGGCGCTGCTGCTCGGCTTCATCTTCCTGGGGGTGCAAGCGCAGGAGTGGGCCCACCTCATCCACGAAGGCTTCACCGTGCAGTCCGGTCCGATGGGCACCGCCTTTTTCTTGCTGACCGGTTTCCACGGTTTCCACGTGATCATCGGGGCCATCTTCATCACGGTGGTGACTTTCCGCATCTGGTTTCAGCACTTCACCCCGCACAAGCACTTCGCCATGACCGCCGCCGGCTGGTACTGGCATTTCGTCGACGTCGTCTGGATCGGCCTCGTGGTGTGCGTGTACCTCTACGACTATGTTCGCGATTGGGGCCACCCTGCCGCGAAGGACGCTTCAGTTTCCCTGGATTCCCTGCTCGCCATCGCGGCCAGCCTGGTTTAA